One Lytechinus variegatus isolate NC3 chromosome 14, Lvar_3.0, whole genome shotgun sequence genomic region harbors:
- the LOC121427781 gene encoding RING finger protein 207-like, translating into MAEKTSSSSPNLICPLCLDIFVEATILTSCGHTFCRRCLKKYDLTHQDLDHMVCPLCRETTKLSANRVDDLRLNVSINGCVDDYHAKCGGMNAVLEMRPKCSGCKLQGDAVSFCRTCNNYICDKCLQCHQYLSVFEDHEMVSMDDVIEGKVSIGHLFEKCSIHKQENKDMFCEDCKVHDCHKCVLVGHKAHEIKNQVDFEQELRRKVTDLAQRCADKKAELEKNIQNIEIQRHEVNTAVQALLDDVKKTYSIKAKELEENLRNLTEQIHALKHSFDDDLNILKSKDRQRIKSICSSITLVDNDRLGHLETDTLSAHILLCEELDAMLKEVTDHTSAEAIKKKAQEKRFKPADDTRLDLGSISEYTDHSSTATFKKKAQEKRFKAADDTRLDLGSISGSDPKMEVIQCVDLRTSMHGMARYSHSTVAIGYGWNAQGIDIIDSNGGKQRYSNILALNEMNCYDLILQRDGTLYVSTNFGEAYIYSPLGSWKVTIDVRNRSFLRVNRRPSDEIIITTYGKQVYIYDQTGSTLKHIVQTKHDTEQASITGTGLIVTSSCDANPSMVTVYDRDGNAGESLQAPDGVYPYAAVDEQDRVYVASVDEKNSSVVITLYDLDGLNLKERVEFNALDMTLCSSWCYLVSLSPGMLAFACYEKLYFIKVSL; encoded by the exons ATGGCTGAGAAAACATCAAGCTCTTCACCGAACCTGATATGTCCATTATGCCTTGATATATTTGTCGAGGCGACAATCCTGACTTCATGTGGACACACATTTTGTAGGCGATGCCTCAAGAAATACGATCTAACCCACCAGGACCTTGATCACATGGTCTGTCCTCTCTGCAGGGAGACCACCAAGTTGTCCGCCAACCGTGTCGATGATCTCCGCCTCAATGTCTCCATCAACGGATGCGTAGACGATTACCACGCCAAGTGTGGAGGGATGAACGCTGTCCTCGAGATGCGACCAAAATGTTCTGGTTGCAAGCTTCAAGGAGATGCTGTCTCATTCTGCAGAACCTGTAATAACTACATATGTGATAAATGTTTGCAATGTCATCAATATCTGTCAGTCTTTGAAGATCATGAGATGGTATCCatggatgatgtcatcgaaGGGAAGGTCAGCATTGGTCATTTATTCGAGAAGTGTTCCATCcacaaacaagaaaacaaagatATGTTTTGTGAGGATTGTAAGGTCCATGACTGTCACAAGTGTGTACTTGTTGGTCATAAAGCTCATGAAATCAAGAACCAGGTTGACTTTGAGCAGGAGTTGCGACGGAAg GTGACAGACCTTGCTCAGCGATGTGCCGACAAGAAAGCAGAGCTGGAGAAAAACATTCAGAACATAGAAATACAACGTCATGAGGTAAACACTGCTGTACAGGCACTACTAGATGATGTCAAGAAAACCTACAGCATCAAGGCCAAGGAGCTGGAAGAAAATCTCCGAAATCTCACCGAGCAAATACATGCATTAAAGCATAGTTTTGATGACGACCTCAACATCTTGAAGTCAAAAGATCGTCAGAGGATCAAGAGTATTTGTAGTTCAATTACTTTGGTAGATAATGACAGACTGGGTCATCTTGAGACAGACACTCTATCTGCTCATATCTTGCTCTGTGAGGAGCTGGATGCCATGCTGAAGGAGGTTACTGATCACACTTCTGCGGAAGCTATTAAGAAGAAAGCACAGGAGAAGAGGTTCAAACCAGCAGACGATACTCGTCTTGACCTCGGGAGCATCTCAGAATATACCGATCATTCATCTACGGCAACCTTTAAGAAGAAAGCACAGGAGAAGAGGTTCAAAGCAGCAGACGACACTCGTCTTGACCTCGGGAGCATCTCAGGATCAGATCCCAAGATGGAAGTCATTCAGTGTGTTGATCTACGGACATCGATGCACGGTATGGCACGCTACTCCCATAGCACAGTCGCTATCGGGTATGGGTGGAATGCACAAGGTATTGATATCATTGATTCAAATGGTGGAAAGCAGCGATATAGTAACATATTAGCcttgaatgaaatgaattgttATGATCTGATTTTGCAACGGGACGGGACGTTATACGTGTCGACTAATTTTGGAGAAGCATACATCTACTCTCCCCTTGGCTCTTGGAAAGTAACAATCGACGTGAGAAACAGAAGTTTTCTCAGAGTTAACAGAAGACCATCAgatgaaatcatcattactacctATGGAAAACAAGTCTATATCTATGACCAGACAGGATCCACTCTTAAACACATTGTTCAAACCAAGCACGATACGGAGCAGGCATCTATCACCGGGACGGGTTTGATCGTAACGAGTTCATGTGATGCCAATCCAAGCATGGTGACGGTCTATGACAGGGATGGGAATGCTGGTGAGTCTCTACAAGCTCCAGATGGTGTCTATCCGTATGCTGCCGTGGATGAACAGGACAGGGTGTATGTAGCGAGTGTTGATGAGAAGAATAGTAGCGTCGTGATCACGCTTTATGATCTTGATGGTCTGAACCTGAAGGAAAGAGTTGAGTTCAATGCACTTGATATGACATTGTGTTCGAGTTGGTGTTACTTGGTTTCCCTCTCCCCAGGCATGCTCGCCTTTGCCTGCTACGAGAAGTTATATTTCATCAAGGTATCACTGTAA